TGGGCGCTGGGCAAACCCCAGTGGGTCACACCGGCATTCGATTTCTCTGTGCTTCTGGGCGTAGGCCTGCCACTGTTTATCGTCACCATGACCTCGCAGAACATTCCCGGCGTTGCCACCCTGCGCGCCAGCGGCTACCAAAAGGTTCCGGCCTCGCCGCTGATTGGCGGTACCGGTCTGGCGTCTTTGCTGCTGGCACCTTTTGGCGGTTTTGCGCTTAATCTCGCGGCCATTTCCGCCGCCGTCTGCACCGGCCCCGAAGCACACCCGGATCCTCAGCGGCGCTACACCGCGGGGATCGCCGCGGGTTTTTTCTACCTGCTTACCGGCTTGTTTGGCGCCAGTGTGGTCGCGCTGTTTGCGGCGCTCCCTCAAGAGATGATCGCGGGGGTCGCGGGACTCGCACTGCTCGGGGTTGTAAGCTCGAGTCTGGCGGGCGCGACCGCCGACCCGGAAAGTCGCGATGCCGCACTGATCGCGTTTCTCATCACCGCATCCGGGGTCAGTTTCTTCGGCATCGGAGCGGCCTTCTGGGGGCTCCTCGGCGGGCTCGTGTGCCACTGGCTGCTGGTAAGGAGGCGCTGAATGGATCTATACCAGCAGCTGAAAGCCGACCTGCAATACGGTCGTTTTGCCCCAGGCACGCCACTGACGCAGAGCGAACTGGCAGAGCGCTACGGCGTCAGCCGCATTCCGGTGCGGGACGCACTGGCGCGATTGAAGACGGAGGGCTGGCTTACCGACCACGGCAAACGCGGCGTGGCAGTACCGCTGTTCGACCCGCAGGAGGCCGAAGACCATTACCTGATGCGCATGCGCCTCGAACCACTGCTACTGGAACTCGCCGCGCCAAAGCTGAACGGCGAAATACTCGGGCGCGCGCGGGATATCCTCGACACTCTGGAGCGCACGGAAGGTAAACCCCTGCCCGATGCCGCGACCATCGGCAGCAACAACTGGCAATTCCACACCTGCCTGTACCGCGCGGCGGAGCGTCCAGCGCTGTTTAACACGGTTGAACAGCTGCACCGCCAGTGCCAGCGACATATCGGATTCCAGTCCCGTAGTCTCGACTATCTGGAGACCAGTCAACGCGAGCACTACCAGCTATTGGAACTGTTACAGCGTGGAGAAACCGCGAAGGCCTGTAGCTTGCTGGAACAGCACATCGCCGCCGCCGGACGTATGCTGGTGGCGCATTTCCGGAAGCCGCAAGACTGACTCTGCGTATCTGAAACTCCGGGGCGCGGTGTTTGGTATCATGGCGGCCTGCCAAGCCGCGACCGATGAACACCCGGTCGCGTCCATCCATTCTCCGGAGTGCCCACAGTATGAGTTTCAGCCCCAATCGCGGCCCCTACCCCCACTCCCGCCCGCGCCGCCTGCGCGCCAGCGAGTTCTCCCGCCGCCTGGTGCGGGAAAACCACCTGACCACCGACGACCTGATCCTGCCGCTGTTCGTGATTGAAGGCCGCGGTGAGACCCAGCAGGTCGTATCCATGCCCGGTGTGGAGAGATTGACCGTAGATCTGCTCACCGCCAAGGCAAAGGAGCTGGTCAAGCTCGGCATCCCTGCGGTCGCTCTGTTTCCGGTCGTGGATGCCGCACACAAGTCTGACGACGCCCGCGCTGCCTTCGCGGTAGACGGCCTCGCCCAGCGCGCGGTGCGCGCGTTGAAAGACGCCGCACCGGAACTCGGTGTGATTACCGACGTGGCTCTGGATCCGTTTACCAGCCACGGCCAGGACGGACTGATGAACGATCAGGGTTACATCGTCAATGACGACACCGTGGAAGTACTGGTACAGCAGGCGCTGTCCCACGCCCAGGCGGGCGCGGATGTGGTGGCTCCTTCAGACATGATGGACGGACGAATCGGTGCAATCCGCACGGCACTGGAGCGCGAGGGTCATGTGAACACCCAGATCATGTCTTACGCTGCCAAGTATGCGTCCAGTTACTACGGCCCGTTTCGCGACGCGGTGGGGTCCGCCGGCAACCTGAAAGGTGCGAATAAATTCAGTTACCAGATGGACCCGGCCAATTCCGACGAGGCGCTGCACGAGTGCGCGCTGGATCTGGCGGAAGGTGCAGACATGATCATGGTGAAGCCGGGCATGCCCTATCTGGATGTGGTGCGGCGAGTGAAGGAGGAGTTGAAGGTGCCCACCTTTGCCTATCAGGTGAGCGGTGAGTACGCCATGCACTGTGCGGCATTCGACAACGGCTGGCTCAACCGGGAAGCGGTGATTCTGGAATCCTTGCTGGCGTTCAAGCGCGCGGGCGCGGACGGCGTGCTGACCTATTTCGCCGAAGAGGCCGCACGCTTACTGCAACGCCAATAAGCGCAGACCGCCAATCGGATCAGGCCAACCCCGATCAGGGCAATCCGATCAGATCAGATCATCGCGCACTGGCGAATCAGGTTGTGATAGATGTGGTGGAGTCGATCCAGTTCGGCTCGGTCCACCTGCCCCTGTCCAAGCAGGGCCTGGATACTCTGGTCCAGTTCAAACAGGGTCTGGCGCATGCCGTCATCGGCAACCATGCTCTGCATCCAGGTAATCGCCGCGATACGCTGGCCTGCAGTCACCGCGGTGACCTTGTGCAAACTGCTGGATGGATAGAGCACCGCGGAACCGGCCGGCAGTTTTACCCGCTGCTCGCCGAACTCCGTGGCGACCACCAGTTCCCCACCCGCATATTCCTGCGGCTCACTGAGAAACAGCGTCATGGACATGTCGCTGCGCAACACGTCGCTGGAGCCGGGGATACGCATGATGGCCCCATCCACGTGCCACCCGTATTCCTCGGTTTCACCGTAGCGGTTGAACACCGGCGGAAAAATCCGGTGCGGCAACACACGGGAAATCAGCTTGGGCGCCTCGCCCATGCGCCCCAGCAACTGGTTGGCCAGACGCTGCACCGCAGGGTTGGCGGGGTCGGCCTGATGGTTGTTTTTGACCGCTGCCGCCATCCCCATGGCGGTGTCTTTTCCGTCCGCCCACGGCAGCGACAGTAACACCTCACGGAAATGTGCCACTTCCTGTGGCGCGAGCATATTTTCTATAACAACCATCGGCCCACCTTTGTTAAACCTTCCGGCGCGGATCAGAACTCGTAAGTGACGGTAGCGCGGAAGCTGCGGCCGTCGCCCAGGTACATAAAGGAACCGGAACGGTACGCGGCAGTCCAGTACTCTTCATCAAACAGGTTGCCAATATTGGCGCGCAGTGTCAGCTTTTCCGTGGCGTTGTAGTTCGCAAACAGACCGACCACCTGATAGCTCGGTACCACGATGCTGTACTGCCCGGTTTCCTGACTGTACCCCGCCGCGGTATCCGGCTGGCCGCCGTACATCTGGCTCTGGTAGCTGTAGTCACCGCCGAAGGCAAAGCGCTCACTGGGCTGATAACGCAGCTGCAGGTAGTAGCTTTCGTCAGCAAAGTTGGACAGCGCCAGGCCAATATTGTCCTGGTTGAAAGAGTCCAGCACCTTGGAATCCATCAGCGATGCGGACGCCTGCACGCTCAACTTGTCGGTGATATTGCCGGAGAGACCAAACTCGATACCCTTCACACGATTTCTGCCGGTGTTCAGGGTCCCCAGGGTGGAGTAGCTGTCGCCGACACTTTCCATCACGTCACTTTTGGCCATACGGAACAGCGCCGCGGTGGCCATCAGCTTCTCGTCGAACAATTCCCATTTGGTGCCCAGCTCGAAGTTTTCCACCAGCTCGGGGTCTGCCTGTACCGCCTGGTCCGGGGTGCCACAGATACCGCCGTAACCGCAGTTGGCACCAAGGTCGGACTCGCCGCCGTTGATATTGGTGGCAGTGCTATAGGTAGCGTAGACATTACCGTGTTCCGCCACGTCATACACCAGGCCCAGGTGACCGTTGTACATAGAATCGGAATAGGCATACAGCTGTTCGCCGTCGCGGCCGGTGGTAGCGTTGCGGTAGTCGAAACTGTCCTGACGCAAGCCGAAGAACACATCCAAATCGTCGGTCAGAGCGAGGGTATCCATCACATAGACGGAGACGGTTTCGATGCTGTACAGCGCATCCGCATTACCGCGGGTAAAGCTGCGGTTCATCAAACCGCCTACATTGCTCACCAGATTACCGCTGGCATCCACCACGCAGTAGGCCGCGGAAACCCCGCCGCGCCCATTGGTGAGGCAGTTGCCTTCGTTGCCGTAGTCGATGTCGTAAACGCCGTTGTCCACAGATTCGTCGGTGTATTCGAGGCCAAACACCAGTTTATGCGCGCGGCCCAGCAGTTCGGTATCCCAGAACAGGTTGAACTGGGTGGTGGTGTAATCCACTTCCTGCCAGCCCTGATGCGTACTCAGGGTCATGGTGGCGGCGCCCGGCGCTTCCGGATCTTCGTCCGCACGGTTGGTGCCGCGCAGGCCAGTGGTGATATAGCCGTTTTCGGTCTGGCCCGCGCGGGTGGCGTTGTACAGGCGCACGCTATCGGACAAGCGGTACTCGGTGCGCAGAGTGAAAGTGGTCACCTCGGAATCCAGGAAATCATTGTCCTGGGCATACACCAGAATATCGTTTACCGGCTTGCGCGCGTCGCGATCAAAGTAACTGCCCAGGTCCGGCTTGTCGTGGGCGTCGAGATAATAAACGTCGGCGATAACCGAGAGGTCTTCGGATGCCTGATACAGGCCGGACAGCTGCACGCCGTCACGCTCCTGTTCAATACCGTCGCGGCCGGGCTTGTCCTGCGCCGAAGACAGGCCATTGATACGCAGAGCCAGCACTTCGCTCAGGGACAGGTTGTAGTCAACGGTGAAGCGGTTGTGATCGTCGGTGCCACCGGCAAGGTCCACTCGACCAAAGTTGTATTCGGTAGAGGCCTTCTTGGTGATGCTGTTGACCGCGCCACCGGAAGAGCCGCGGCCGGCAAAGGTGGAACTCGGGCCCTTGGTGATTTCCACGCGCTCGGTGGCAAAGCTTTCGCGGGTGGTCATACCCGGGTCACGCAGACCATCGACAAACACGTCACTGCGGGCTTCGTGGCCGCGGATGATATAGCGATCGCCAAACGCGTTGCCGTTTTCACCGGTGCCGAGGGTGACCCCGGACTGTGCGGCGAGAATATCTTCCAGGTCGGTTTTGCCGGACTCCTGAATCTGGTCCAGGGTCAATACGCTGATGGTCTGCGGGGTATCCACCAGATCCGCCACCCGGCGCGGATCGCCGGAGCGGTCGAAACGATACACAGAATTGCGCACGCCGTGGATCTCGATGTGCTCAATGGCGGGTTTTGCTTCCTTGGTGACACAGGACTTGTCGCCCTTGTCTTCACAAGTGGACTCCTGTCCCAGTGCGATGGAAGTGTGGGTGCCAAAGGCAAGTGCGGCGGCAATAGTCTGAGCGCCCATGGACAGGGGCAAGGACTTGATACGTGATCCTGACATTATCTCTATCTCCCTAAGTGACCGAATCTTCGGCGCGGAGTATAGGTCAGGATTTAGCAAAAATGAATATAATTGATAATTATTTTCAATAGCAGTTATCGCGAAAGACCGGCGATGCCGATCACGCGTGAAAAAGTCATAAGTTCCCTCGAATGGTTCTTATTGTTTGCTTAGGGATTTGGTTCGGTTATGCGACAGAACTTCACAATAAGCGCGCCCACGCGGCCGGATCGGTAAACAGTACAAACACCAGTCCGGTGACTGCACCCCAGAAATGCGCATCGTGATTGATCCGGCTGTTTTTATTGCGACTGGCGTAAACACTGTATGCAAGGTAAAGCACGCCAAACAGCCAGGCCGGTACAGGAATCGGCAGGAAAAGCAGGTAGAGCTCAGACTGTGGGTAGTAAACAATATAGGCGAAAACCACCGCGGAAATAGCACCGGATGCGCCGACGCTGGCGTAGTTTGGGTTGTCGCGTTGTTTGAACAGCGTAGGGATATGGCTCGCTACCAGCGCCACCGCGTAGAGCAAAATGAACAGCGTGCTGCCGATGCGATGCGCCAGCTCGCGCCCAAACAGCCACAGGCACCACATGTTTACTGCCAGATGCAGCAGATTGGCATGTACAAACCCGGACAGATAGATCGAATCGCGATTCTGTCCTCTCCATACCCGATAGGGTCGGAAGGCGCACTCTTCCAGCAGGCGTGGCGAAAAGTACAGGGCAATCAGACTCACCAGAGTCGTCACCACCAGCAGAATGCCGGTCGGCGTGAAGAACGAGAAAAAGGAAGTTGCACTGGAACCAGTCAACGGCGACGCCCCACAGGCAAATGAATTGGCAAACCGATTTCGATACTACACCAATACCGCACCACCAATACCGCACCACCAGTACCACACACACCGTCTGTACTGCACCGGTATTGCCACCGTACTTGCCGCGGAGTTTTGTCAGGGCACATTACGCAGGATGAACACGCCGTTCAAATAATGCCCAGGCCAACACATTTCGCGATCATTTGCCCGGAATTGCTGCAGCCAATCTTACGCAGAATATTTTTACGGTGATTTTTTACCGTGTGAATGGAAATACTGAGCCGCGTAGCGATTTCTGCGCTGGTTGCACCAATGGCAATCTGTGCGACGATTTGACGCTCCCGGCGACTGAACAGATCAGTCTCAGCCTTGCGTGTGCTCGCCGAGGACACCGCCAGGACTATTTGCCCAGCGCTCCCCGCTTCACGTAGTATGTCCGCAGATGATCCTTCCTGCCCCTGCTCCGGCGCAGATTCCGCAAACAAAGCCCCCAATCCAGCCCCCAGCATACTTCCCCCTTTTTTCGCTTTTTCGTTGCATCCCCTGTTGGCCGCCGACAGAAGAGCCGAGGGCCATTGACTGGCGCAAAAATTAGCGAGAAAGGGTCATTGCTGTCTTTGAAAGCTTGTGAATCTTTTTGAAAGGCGCGCGCACAGCGAGAGTTTACGGGGCCTGCAGGTCTGGCCTGGGAGGCGACGTCAACTCAAATAATGGCAACACCAAGGCGTACAACTCCTCTGGAGTGACGGCCACTCCGTCACCACCACGCTGTTGGACCAGTGCCCGCTGGGACGCCGAGGGCATGATGGTGTAAAGAAAAAACGGGGTCTGGTCTCCCTTGCTGCGCATCCGCTCCATCAGCTTGAAGCCTGCCAGCGGTTCCCTGCCACGCCCCATATCCGAAATCACCGCGTCGTAGCGGTACATGGATAGCAGGGTCAGTGCATCTTCGGTGCTGGTTACCAGATAGACGGCGACGCGCTGAGTCTCAAAAAAACGGCGCTCGTCGAGGTTGTTGTCGGGGTGGTCATCTACCCATAACACGCGCCCGACAACATCCGACGCCTCCCCAATCACCAGCGGCTCCCCGGCATCGGGAATTTGCCGCGCAGTAATCAGGTACACGCTCAAGGCCGTAAGCAACACCATAAGCCCCATACCCGCCAGCAGTGGCCAGTGGGCTCGCGCAGGCGTATCCGCTGCCGGGGATGAAATACCGGCAGTCGTGGACGAGGCCTGTTGAGTCGCAACAGGAGTGGTAGCGGGAATGACAGGAGTGCTGGAGCGGCTTTCCGACGAATTATACGCAGCGCCTGGCTCCACTTCGCCCCGCCCTGACTCGGGCAAATCGGCGGGTGGCAGCGACCGCAGCTGTTCCGCCAACTCGGGAGACAGCCGATAACCGCGTCCGTGCAAGGTCTGGATCAGCGCACCGGCATAACCCTGCTCGCGAAACAGTTTGCGGGTATCCGATACCAGGCGCCCCAGGGACCATTGCGATACCACCGTGTTGGGCCACAACTGCTCCAGCAACTGCTGCCGTTCCAGGTACTCGGGATAGTTGCCAATCAAGAGCGCCAGCAACTGCAGTTGCCGGGCGTCGACCTCAATGCCATTGCCGTCGGCGGTGAGGCGCAGCTGTGCGGTATCCAGAACGAATTTATCAAAGCGGTACTGCATCGTGCTGAACTGCTAAATGAGAATACTTTTCGTCAGGACATTATGACCGAACAGGCGCCAAGATTGCCAGACCAATCCACTTACGGCCACTGGTCTTCTTGTTCCGGCTCTTCCGGGGGCCAGGGCTCGGCCTCCTCCACCGGAGCACCGCGGCGGCGCTGATTCTGACGCATTTCTTCTTGCCGTAATTCTTCTTCCCGCCGCAGGCGCTGTTCGAGAATCCGCTGCTCCTCGCGGGCGCGGCGCTCTTCCTCAAGGTAGCGCTGCTCCTGCTCATCGCCCGCCTCCCGCAATCTCCGCAGACGCTCCTCTTCCGTTTGCGGTACCGGCTGCAGGTTGCGATTCTCTTGCGGCTGCTCGGGTACTGGCTGTTGCTGCTCCCACTGCAACTGCTCGCGCAGCTCCTGCTCACGGCGACGCTGCAGGCGCTGCTCCTCTTCCTTGCGCTGCTGCTCTGGATCAATACCCCAACCCGGGGTCATATCCTCCCGCGGCGCTACGTCCTTTTTATCGCCATCAAACCACTTGCGGAACCAGCCTCGACTCTCGCAGCGCGGATCCGTTTCCAGATGGCTTTCTACCGAAAATGGGATCTCGCGCCCGCCCTGACAATTGCGCGGATCCATAAACTGGCCCTTTTCGTTGACCGGTTTCCACTCCACCCCACGAGGAGCACGGATGCGCCCGTGGCGATGGGGCAATTTGCGCATGATTTCAGTCCACACACTGAGGGCACCGGTGGCACCGGTAAGACTGGTGCGCTCGTTGTCGTCACGCCCCAGCCATACCACCGCTGTCACTCCCGGGCTGAAGCCGGCAAACCAGCTGTCGCGATAGTCGTTGGTGGTGCCAGTCTTGCCGGCGAAGGGCACACTGTTGGGCAGACGCCGGTAGGCACTCTTACCGGTACCCTCGCGCATCACCTGTTCAAGGCCGTAGCGCAACAGGTACGCCGGCACCTCATCCACCCCGCGGTTGGATTTGGGGCGGAAGCGCTGCACCTGTTTGCCGTCGGCGTCGGACACCGCCAGCAGGGTGCGCGGTTCCACATGCTCACCGCCGTTCGCCATCGTCTGATACATGCCGGCCACCTCAAAAGGCGTCATCTCCGCGGTACCCAGGAACAACGATGGCACCCGTGGCAGGCTGGACTGAACCCCAAGTCTGCGAATGGTCTGCCGCACACTTTCAATACCCAGCTCCAGTCCCAGGCGCGCAGTAGCCTGGTTGTATGACTGGGAAAGCGCCACGTAAAGCGGCACCAGGCCGTGACTGCGGTTGCCGAAATTGGACGGCATCCACACCTGGCCGTCCTCGGTTACTTCCCGCAGAGGCGCGTCATCGATGAGCGTGGCGAGATTGTATTCGTGGGCCCGCTCCAGCGCGGTCAGGTACACCGCCGGTTTGATCAGCGAACCTATTTGACGGCGGGCTTCCAATGCACGGTTGAAACCCGGGTAATGGGGGCGGCGATCTCCCACCATGGCCAGTACATTGCCACTGTGGTTTTCCAGAATCACCGTCGCCCCCTGCAGGGAGTCCGCCTGAATTCCACGGTCTTTTTCCAGCTTGGCGGCGCCATCGCTCACGGCGTCCTCCGCCAGCTGCTGCACTGAAGGCGACAGGGTGGTGTACACCCGCAGGCCCGCGGTACGCAGTTCCTCCACGGAATAATAGGGGCGCAATTCCGCCAGCAGGCGCTCGGTAAATGCCGGGTAGGGATTCTGCGCCGCGCCGCCAGCAGAGGCCACTTCAAGGGGCTTTTTGCGCAGGCGCTGGTGCTGCTCACTGGTGATCAAACCCTGTTCGAGCATCACATCCAGCACAGTGTTGCGACGCTCGAGGGCCCGCTCCGGATTGCGCCATGGATTGTAGAAGGAAGCGCCCTTGGCGAGACCCACCAGCAGTGCGATCTGGTGCGGTTCCAATTGGCTCAATGGTTTCTGGAAATAGAATTCCGATGCCAGCCCGAAGCCGTAAATGGCGCGACTGCCCTGCTGCCCCAGCCACACCTCGTTGATATATTCCTGCAGGATATAGGCCTTGTCGTAGTGGACCTCCATCAGGATGGCCATCAGCGCTTCGTTGAATTTGCGCCACAGGCTGGGCTTGTGGTCGAAGAAGATATTCTTCACCAACTGCTGGGTAATGGTAGACCCCCCCTGCACCACGCCGCGCGCTCTGAAGTTAGCCACCATGGCGCGCGCGATGCCACGGGGCGACACCCCGAAGTGATGCACAAAATCCTGATCCTCCACCGCGATCAGCGTAGCACCGAGCAGCGGAGGAATTTCCTCGACCCGCACCGGGGTGCGGTCGTCACCACCACCCAGCAGGGTGCCGATGGGCGCGGCGTCAAGACGAAATTCTTTCAACCCTTCGCCGGTTTCGCTGCGCAGGCTGGTCAGTTCGTCGTTGCGCAGGCGAAAACGCACCTTGGCGGCTTCTTCACGCTTGTCCGGGTGTACAAAGGCCCGCCGCCACACCAGGTATTCCATGCCTTCCCGCTGCCACTGGCCCGGTTCGTCGATCTCTTTCACCTCTTTGTAATTGAGCGCGGAGAACTCCGCCTCCAGCTCGTCCGGCCGCATCACCATGCCTTCTTTCAG
This is a stretch of genomic DNA from Microbulbifer bruguierae. It encodes these proteins:
- a CDS encoding GntR family transcriptional regulator; the encoded protein is MDLYQQLKADLQYGRFAPGTPLTQSELAERYGVSRIPVRDALARLKTEGWLTDHGKRGVAVPLFDPQEAEDHYLMRMRLEPLLLELAAPKLNGEILGRARDILDTLERTEGKPLPDAATIGSNNWQFHTCLYRAAERPALFNTVEQLHRQCQRHIGFQSRSLDYLETSQREHYQLLELLQRGETAKACSLLEQHIAAAGRMLVAHFRKPQD
- the hemB gene encoding porphobilinogen synthase, yielding MSFSPNRGPYPHSRPRRLRASEFSRRLVRENHLTTDDLILPLFVIEGRGETQQVVSMPGVERLTVDLLTAKAKELVKLGIPAVALFPVVDAAHKSDDARAAFAVDGLAQRAVRALKDAAPELGVITDVALDPFTSHGQDGLMNDQGYIVNDDTVEVLVQQALSHAQAGADVVAPSDMMDGRIGAIRTALEREGHVNTQIMSYAAKYASSYYGPFRDAVGSAGNLKGANKFSYQMDPANSDEALHECALDLAEGADMIMVKPGMPYLDVVRRVKEELKVPTFAYQVSGEYAMHCAAFDNGWLNREAVILESLLAFKRAGADGVLTYFAEEAARLLQRQ
- a CDS encoding Fe2+-dependent dioxygenase, coding for MVVIENMLAPQEVAHFREVLLSLPWADGKDTAMGMAAAVKNNHQADPANPAVQRLANQLLGRMGEAPKLISRVLPHRIFPPVFNRYGETEEYGWHVDGAIMRIPGSSDVLRSDMSMTLFLSEPQEYAGGELVVATEFGEQRVKLPAGSAVLYPSSSLHKVTAVTAGQRIAAITWMQSMVADDGMRQTLFELDQSIQALLGQGQVDRAELDRLHHIYHNLIRQCAMI
- a CDS encoding TonB-dependent receptor, with the protein product MSGSRIKSLPLSMGAQTIAAALAFGTHTSIALGQESTCEDKGDKSCVTKEAKPAIEHIEIHGVRNSVYRFDRSGDPRRVADLVDTPQTISVLTLDQIQESGKTDLEDILAAQSGVTLGTGENGNAFGDRYIIRGHEARSDVFVDGLRDPGMTTRESFATERVEITKGPSSTFAGRGSSGGAVNSITKKASTEYNFGRVDLAGGTDDHNRFTVDYNLSLSEVLALRINGLSSAQDKPGRDGIEQERDGVQLSGLYQASEDLSVIADVYYLDAHDKPDLGSYFDRDARKPVNDILVYAQDNDFLDSEVTTFTLRTEYRLSDSVRLYNATRAGQTENGYITTGLRGTNRADEDPEAPGAATMTLSTHQGWQEVDYTTTQFNLFWDTELLGRAHKLVFGLEYTDESVDNGVYDIDYGNEGNCLTNGRGGVSAAYCVVDASGNLVSNVGGLMNRSFTRGNADALYSIETVSVYVMDTLALTDDLDVFFGLRQDSFDYRNATTGRDGEQLYAYSDSMYNGHLGLVYDVAEHGNVYATYSTATNINGGESDLGANCGYGGICGTPDQAVQADPELVENFELGTKWELFDEKLMATAALFRMAKSDVMESVGDSYSTLGTLNTGRNRVKGIEFGLSGNITDKLSVQASASLMDSKVLDSFNQDNIGLALSNFADESYYLQLRYQPSERFAFGGDYSYQSQMYGGQPDTAAGYSQETGQYSIVVPSYQVVGLFANYNATEKLTLRANIGNLFDEEYWTAAYRSGSFMYLGDGRSFRATVTYEF
- a CDS encoding rhomboid family intramembrane serine protease encodes the protein MTGSSATSFFSFFTPTGILLVVTTLVSLIALYFSPRLLEECAFRPYRVWRGQNRDSIYLSGFVHANLLHLAVNMWCLWLFGRELAHRIGSTLFILLYAVALVASHIPTLFKQRDNPNYASVGASGAISAVVFAYIVYYPQSELYLLFLPIPVPAWLFGVLYLAYSVYASRNKNSRINHDAHFWGAVTGLVFVLFTDPAAWARLL
- a CDS encoding helix-turn-helix domain-containing protein encodes the protein MLGAGLGALFAESAPEQGQEGSSADILREAGSAGQIVLAVSSASTRKAETDLFSRRERQIVAQIAIGATSAEIATRLSISIHTVKNHRKNILRKIGCSNSGQMIAKCVGLGII
- a CDS encoding winged helix-turn-helix domain-containing protein, with the translated sequence MQYRFDKFVLDTAQLRLTADGNGIEVDARQLQLLALLIGNYPEYLERQQLLEQLWPNTVVSQWSLGRLVSDTRKLFREQGYAGALIQTLHGRGYRLSPELAEQLRSLPPADLPESGRGEVEPGAAYNSSESRSSTPVIPATTPVATQQASSTTAGISSPAADTPARAHWPLLAGMGLMVLLTALSVYLITARQIPDAGEPLVIGEASDVVGRVLWVDDHPDNNLDERRFFETQRVAVYLVTSTEDALTLLSMYRYDAVISDMGRGREPLAGFKLMERMRSKGDQTPFFLYTIMPSASQRALVQQRGGDGVAVTPEELYALVLPLFELTSPPRPDLQAP
- the mrcB gene encoding penicillin-binding protein 1B; protein product: MASNKRRTKAKPQKHSAGRLRRWIKRLCLLALVGILALAGYMVWLDVQLRERLDSRQYQLPARVFARPLILKEGMVMRPDELEAEFSALNYKEVKEIDEPGQWQREGMEYLVWRRAFVHPDKREEAAKVRFRLRNDELTSLRSETGEGLKEFRLDAAPIGTLLGGGDDRTPVRVEEIPPLLGATLIAVEDQDFVHHFGVSPRGIARAMVANFRARGVVQGGSTITQQLVKNIFFDHKPSLWRKFNEALMAILMEVHYDKAYILQEYINEVWLGQQGSRAIYGFGLASEFYFQKPLSQLEPHQIALLVGLAKGASFYNPWRNPERALERRNTVLDVMLEQGLITSEQHQRLRKKPLEVASAGGAAQNPYPAFTERLLAELRPYYSVEELRTAGLRVYTTLSPSVQQLAEDAVSDGAAKLEKDRGIQADSLQGATVILENHSGNVLAMVGDRRPHYPGFNRALEARRQIGSLIKPAVYLTALERAHEYNLATLIDDAPLREVTEDGQVWMPSNFGNRSHGLVPLYVALSQSYNQATARLGLELGIESVRQTIRRLGVQSSLPRVPSLFLGTAEMTPFEVAGMYQTMANGGEHVEPRTLLAVSDADGKQVQRFRPKSNRGVDEVPAYLLRYGLEQVMREGTGKSAYRRLPNSVPFAGKTGTTNDYRDSWFAGFSPGVTAVVWLGRDDNERTSLTGATGALSVWTEIMRKLPHRHGRIRAPRGVEWKPVNEKGQFMDPRNCQGGREIPFSVESHLETDPRCESRGWFRKWFDGDKKDVAPREDMTPGWGIDPEQQRKEEEQRLQRRREQELREQLQWEQQQPVPEQPQENRNLQPVPQTEEERLRRLREAGDEQEQRYLEEERRAREEQRILEQRLRREEELRQEEMRQNQRRRGAPVEEAEPWPPEEPEQEDQWP